A region of Streptomyces deccanensis DNA encodes the following proteins:
- a CDS encoding peptidoglycan-binding domain-containing protein: MPAASRQDGADAAPDGGSSDSEVSGKDDRTSVDADPTRPGAKASDPGAGKGTADDPHTDPSAPAAGSDAPTEPSQEPTDTSTEPSTPAWLTDCTYYYGNGRTRLGDSGDRVLQAQCMLSKRGYGVDVDGEFDADTEAAVQSFQQDKGLLVADGVVRPRVWKALRSTE; the protein is encoded by the coding sequence GTGCCGGCGGCCTCGCGCCAGGACGGCGCGGACGCGGCCCCCGACGGCGGATCGAGCGACTCGGAGGTGTCCGGCAAGGACGACCGGACCTCCGTCGACGCCGATCCGACGCGCCCCGGCGCGAAGGCCTCCGACCCCGGCGCGGGCAAGGGCACGGCCGACGACCCGCACACCGACCCGTCCGCGCCCGCGGCCGGGAGCGACGCCCCCACCGAGCCGTCCCAGGAGCCGACCGACACGTCCACCGAGCCCTCGACCCCGGCCTGGCTGACCGACTGCACGTACTACTACGGCAACGGACGCACCCGCCTCGGCGACAGCGGCGACCGCGTCCTCCAGGCCCAGTGCATGCTGAGCAAGCGCGGCTACGGCGTCGACGTGGACGGCGAGTTCGACGCCGACACGGAGGCCGCGGTGCAGAGCTTCCAGCAGGACAAGGGTCTCCTGGTCGCCGACGGTGTCGTACGGCCGCGTGTCTGGAAGGCGTTGCGCTCCACCGAGTGA
- a CDS encoding ABC transporter ATP-binding protein, which produces MIRFDAVSKKYPNGTTAVDDLSLELAEGGITVLVGPSGCGKTTTLRMINRMVEPTSGTVSLRGRDIREVNAPELRRGIGYVIQHAGLFPHRTILDNIATVPLLLGWGRKKARARAAELLELVGLPAEMAKRYPNQLSGGQQQRVGVARALGADPPVLLMDEPFSAVDPIVRAELQAEFVRLQKELHKTIVFVTHDIDEAIRLGDNIAVFRTGGRLAQFDTPERLLGSPADDFVADFVGQDRGIRRLSFVDAARLPLRDGPVLPSGAPVAEARAAAAPWVLVVDDARRPLGWAATADLPSTGTLADAPLTPLGHTFSLVGDSARAALDSALLSPARLAVAVDAEGAVAGVVDAHELSTAANGTPGGGDR; this is translated from the coding sequence TTGATCAGATTCGACGCGGTGAGCAAAAAATATCCCAACGGCACGACAGCGGTGGACGACCTGTCCCTGGAGCTGGCCGAGGGCGGCATCACGGTCCTGGTCGGTCCTTCCGGCTGCGGCAAGACCACCACCCTGCGCATGATCAACCGCATGGTGGAGCCGACCAGCGGCACGGTGAGCCTGCGCGGACGGGACATCCGGGAGGTCAACGCGCCCGAGCTGCGCCGGGGCATCGGATATGTGATCCAGCACGCGGGACTGTTCCCGCACCGCACCATCCTGGACAACATAGCCACGGTCCCGCTGCTGCTGGGCTGGGGCCGCAAGAAGGCCCGCGCCCGGGCCGCGGAGCTGCTCGAACTCGTGGGCCTGCCCGCCGAGATGGCCAAGCGCTACCCCAACCAGCTCTCCGGCGGACAGCAGCAGCGCGTCGGCGTGGCCAGGGCGCTGGGCGCCGATCCGCCGGTGCTGCTGATGGACGAGCCGTTCAGCGCGGTCGACCCGATCGTCCGGGCGGAGTTGCAGGCCGAGTTCGTCCGGCTGCAGAAGGAGCTCCACAAGACGATCGTGTTCGTCACCCATGACATCGACGAGGCGATCCGACTCGGCGACAACATCGCGGTGTTCCGCACCGGCGGCAGACTCGCGCAGTTCGACACCCCCGAGCGGCTGCTCGGCAGCCCCGCCGACGACTTCGTGGCCGACTTCGTGGGCCAGGACCGGGGGATCCGCAGGCTCTCCTTCGTCGACGCGGCCCGACTGCCGCTGCGCGACGGCCCGGTGCTGCCGTCCGGGGCCCCCGTCGCCGAGGCCAGGGCGGCGGCCGCTCCCTGGGTGCTCGTGGTCGACGACGCGCGACGGCCGCTCGGCTGGGCCGCCACCGCCGACCTCCCGTCGACCGGCACCCTCGCCGACGCCCCCCTGACCCCCCTCGGCCACACGTTCAGCCTGGTCGGGGACTCCGCGCGGGCCGCCCTCGACTCGGCCCTCCTCTCACCCGCCCGACTCGCCGTCGCCGTCGACGCGGAGGGCGCGGTCGCGGGAGTCGTGGACGCCCACGAACTCTCGACCGCGGCGAACGGCACCCCGGGCGGTGGTGACCGATGA
- a CDS encoding ABC transporter permease, with product MTGDEPLVRWQWIADHTGELAEYTGIHLRLGLLPVLFGLIVSVPLGILCHRWRWLYPPVLTVSNILYSIPSLALFMIFVRYTGLTEQTVMIPLTLYTLSVLVPNVVDGLASVPEPVRLAATAMGFGAVRRVVQVELPIAVPVVIAGVRVAAVSSISLVAVGQLIGQGGLGYYITRGLQLDFPTPIVTAIVLIMLLALATDALLVLAQRLLTPWSRNKVTSA from the coding sequence ATGACCGGTGACGAGCCGCTCGTGCGGTGGCAGTGGATCGCCGATCACACGGGCGAACTCGCCGAGTACACCGGCATCCACCTCAGACTCGGCCTGCTGCCCGTGCTGTTCGGACTGATCGTCTCCGTGCCGCTCGGCATCCTGTGCCACCGCTGGCGCTGGCTCTACCCGCCGGTGCTGACCGTGTCCAACATCCTCTACTCGATCCCGTCGCTCGCCCTGTTCATGATCTTCGTCCGGTACACGGGTCTGACCGAACAGACCGTGATGATCCCGCTGACGCTCTACACCCTGTCCGTGCTGGTCCCCAACGTCGTCGACGGACTCGCCTCCGTCCCCGAGCCCGTCCGGCTCGCGGCGACCGCGATGGGCTTCGGCGCCGTACGCAGGGTCGTCCAGGTCGAGCTGCCGATCGCCGTCCCCGTCGTCATCGCCGGCGTACGGGTCGCCGCCGTCTCCTCCATCAGCCTCGTCGCGGTGGGACAGCTGATCGGGCAGGGCGGCCTCGGCTACTACATCACCCGCGGTCTCCAACTCGACTTCCCCACCCCGATCGTCACCGCGATCGTCCTGATCATGCTGCTCGCGCTCGCCACCGACGCGTTGCTGGTGCTGGCGCAGCGACTGCTCACCCCGTGGTCCCGGAACAAGGTGACGTCGGCATGA
- a CDS encoding pyruvate carboxylase — protein MLRKVLVANRGEIAIRAFRAGYEVGARTVAVFPHEDRNSLHRLKADEAYEIGEPGHPVRAYLSVEEIMRAARLAGADAVYPGYGFLSENPELARACEEAGITFVGPSAHILELTGNKARAVAAARAAGVPVLGSSEPSTDVDELVRAADEIGFPVFVKAVAGGGGRGMRRVEDPAALRESIEAASREAASAFGDPTVFLEKAVVEPRHIEVQILADGHGNVIHLFERDCSVQRRHQKVIELAPAPNLDPALRERICADAVRFAREIGYRNAGTVEFLLDRDGNHVFIEMNPRIQVEHTVTEEVTDVDLVQSQLRIAAGATLADLGLSQETVTLRGAALQCRITTEDPANGFRPDTGRISAYRSPGGSGIRLDGGTTHAGTEISAHFDSMLVKLTCRGRDFTTAVNRARRAVAEFRIRGVATNIPFLQAVLDDPDFQAGNVTTSFIEQRPHLLTSRHSADRGTKLLTYLADVTVNKPNGPRPDLIDPSTKLPRPTTTEPPAGSKQKLVELGPEGFARWLRESPTIGVTDTTFRDAHQSLLATRVRTKDMLAVAPVVARTLPQLLSLECWGGATYDVALRFLAEDPWERLAAFRAAAPNICLQMLLRGRNTVGYTPYPTEVTDAFVQEATETGIDIFRIFDALNDVGQMRPAIDAVRATGTAVAEVALCYTSDLSNPAEQLYTLDYYLRLAEQIVEAGAHVLAVKDMAGLLRAPAATKLVTALRREFDLPVHIHTHDTAGGQLATYLAAIQAGADAVDGAVASMAGTTSQPSLSAIVAATDYSDRPTGLDLQAVGDLEPYWESVRRIYAPFEAGLASPTGRVYDHEIPGGQLSNLRTQAVALGLGDRFEDIEAMYTAADRILGHLVKVTPSSKVVGDLALHLVGAGVTPADFEATPDRFDIPDSVIGFLRGELGTPPGGWPEPFRSKALQGRADAKPVQDLTAEDRAGLEKDCRATLNRLLFPGPTREFENHRQTYGDTSVLDSKDFFYGLGPGKEYAVDLEPGVRLLIGLEAVGEADERGMRTVMSTLNGQLRPIQIRDKAASTDIPVTEKADRSNPGHVAAPFAGVVTLAVAEGDEVAAGATVATIEAMKMEATITVAKAGRVSRLAINKIQQVEGGDLLVEIV, from the coding sequence ATGCTCCGCAAGGTACTGGTCGCCAACCGTGGCGAGATCGCCATCCGCGCGTTCCGCGCCGGGTACGAAGTGGGTGCGCGGACGGTCGCCGTCTTCCCCCACGAGGACCGCAACTCGCTGCACCGGCTCAAGGCCGACGAGGCCTACGAGATCGGCGAACCCGGGCATCCCGTCCGCGCGTACCTCTCCGTCGAGGAGATCATGCGCGCCGCCCGGCTGGCGGGCGCCGACGCCGTCTACCCGGGCTACGGCTTCCTCTCCGAGAACCCCGAGCTGGCCCGCGCGTGCGAGGAGGCCGGCATCACCTTCGTCGGCCCCAGCGCGCACATCCTGGAGCTGACCGGCAACAAGGCACGCGCGGTCGCCGCCGCCCGCGCCGCCGGCGTACCGGTTCTCGGTTCCTCCGAGCCCTCCACCGACGTCGACGAACTGGTCCGCGCCGCCGACGAGATCGGCTTCCCCGTCTTCGTCAAGGCCGTCGCGGGCGGTGGCGGTCGCGGTATGCGCCGCGTCGAGGACCCGGCGGCGCTGCGCGAGTCCATCGAGGCGGCGTCCCGTGAGGCGGCCTCCGCCTTCGGCGACCCGACCGTCTTCCTGGAGAAGGCCGTCGTCGAGCCCCGCCACATCGAGGTGCAGATCCTCGCCGACGGCCACGGCAACGTCATCCACCTCTTCGAGCGCGACTGTTCGGTGCAGCGCCGCCACCAGAAGGTCATCGAGCTGGCGCCCGCCCCGAACCTCGATCCGGCCCTGCGCGAGCGGATCTGCGCCGACGCCGTCCGCTTCGCCCGGGAGATCGGCTACCGCAACGCGGGCACCGTCGAGTTCCTCCTCGACCGCGACGGCAACCACGTCTTCATCGAGATGAACCCCCGTATCCAGGTCGAGCACACGGTCACCGAGGAGGTCACCGACGTCGACCTCGTGCAGTCCCAGCTCCGGATCGCCGCCGGGGCCACCCTCGCCGACCTCGGACTCTCCCAGGAGACCGTCACCCTGCGCGGCGCGGCCCTCCAGTGCCGCATCACCACCGAGGATCCCGCCAACGGCTTCCGCCCGGACACCGGCCGCATCAGCGCCTACCGTTCGCCCGGCGGCTCCGGCATCCGGCTCGACGGCGGCACCACCCACGCCGGTACGGAGATCAGCGCCCACTTCGACTCCATGCTGGTCAAGCTGACCTGCCGGGGCCGGGACTTCACCACCGCCGTCAACCGGGCCCGCCGCGCGGTCGCCGAGTTCCGTATCCGCGGTGTCGCCACGAACATCCCGTTCCTGCAAGCCGTTCTCGACGACCCGGACTTCCAGGCGGGCAACGTCACCACGTCGTTCATCGAGCAGCGCCCGCACCTGCTCACCTCCCGGCACTCCGCCGACCGGGGCACCAAGCTCCTCACCTATCTGGCCGACGTGACGGTCAACAAGCCCAACGGCCCGCGCCCCGACCTGATCGACCCCTCCACCAAGCTGCCGAGGCCCACCACCACGGAACCCCCGGCCGGCTCCAAGCAGAAGCTCGTCGAACTCGGCCCCGAGGGCTTCGCCCGCTGGCTGCGCGAGTCCCCGACCATCGGCGTCACCGACACCACCTTCCGTGACGCCCACCAGTCGCTGCTCGCCACCCGGGTCCGCACCAAGGACATGCTCGCCGTCGCTCCCGTGGTCGCCCGGACCCTGCCGCAGCTGCTCTCGCTGGAGTGCTGGGGCGGCGCCACCTACGACGTCGCCCTCCGCTTCCTCGCCGAGGACCCCTGGGAGCGGCTGGCCGCCTTCCGGGCCGCCGCACCCAACATCTGCCTCCAGATGCTGCTGCGCGGCCGCAACACCGTCGGCTACACGCCGTACCCGACCGAGGTGACCGACGCCTTCGTCCAGGAGGCCACCGAGACCGGCATCGACATCTTCCGGATCTTCGACGCGCTCAACGACGTGGGCCAGATGCGGCCCGCCATCGACGCCGTACGCGCCACCGGCACGGCCGTCGCCGAGGTCGCCCTCTGCTACACCTCGGATCTCTCCAACCCGGCCGAGCAGCTCTACACCCTCGACTACTACCTCCGGCTGGCCGAGCAGATCGTCGAGGCGGGCGCCCACGTCCTCGCCGTCAAGGACATGGCCGGACTGCTGCGCGCCCCCGCCGCCACCAAGCTCGTCACCGCCCTGCGCCGCGAGTTCGACCTGCCCGTGCACATCCACACCCACGACACGGCGGGCGGCCAGCTCGCCACCTACCTCGCCGCGATCCAGGCCGGCGCCGACGCCGTCGACGGGGCCGTGGCCTCCATGGCGGGCACCACCTCGCAGCCGTCGCTGTCGGCGATCGTCGCCGCGACGGACTACTCCGACCGGCCCACCGGCCTGGACCTCCAGGCCGTCGGCGACCTGGAGCCGTACTGGGAGAGCGTCCGCCGCATCTACGCCCCCTTCGAGGCGGGCCTCGCCTCCCCGACCGGCCGCGTCTACGACCACGAGATCCCCGGCGGCCAGCTCTCCAACCTGCGCACCCAGGCCGTCGCGCTCGGCCTCGGCGACCGCTTCGAGGACATCGAGGCGATGTACACCGCCGCCGACCGCATCCTCGGTCACCTGGTGAAGGTCACCCCCTCCTCCAAGGTGGTCGGTGACCTCGCGCTGCACCTCGTCGGCGCCGGAGTGACACCCGCCGACTTCGAGGCCACGCCCGACCGGTTCGACATCCCCGACTCCGTCATCGGCTTCCTGCGCGGCGAACTGGGCACCCCGCCCGGTGGCTGGCCCGAGCCGTTCCGCAGCAAGGCCCTCCAGGGCCGCGCCGACGCCAAGCCCGTCCAGGACCTCACCGCCGAGGACCGCGCGGGACTGGAGAAGGACTGCCGCGCCACCCTCAACCGGCTCCTCTTCCCCGGCCCGACGCGCGAGTTCGAGAACCACCGCCAGACCTACGGCGACACCAGCGTCCTCGACAGCAAGGACTTCTTCTACGGCCTCGGCCCCGGCAAGGAGTACGCCGTCGACCTGGAGCCCGGTGTGCGGCTCCTCATCGGTCTGGAGGCCGTCGGCGAGGCGGACGAACGCGGTATGCGTACGGTGATGTCGACCCTGAACGGCCAGCTGCGGCCGATCCAGATCCGTGACAAGGCCGCCTCCACCGACATCCCCGTCACCGAGAAGGCCGACCGCTCCAACCCGGGCCACGTCGCCGCCCCCTTCGCCGGGGTGGTCACCCTCGCGGTCGCCGAGGGCGACGAGGTCGCCGCCGGTGCCACGGTCGCCACCATCGAGGCCATGAAGATGGAGGCCACCATCACCGTCGCGAAGGCCGGCCGGGTCTCCCGCCTCGCCATCAACAAGATCCAGCAGGTGGAGGGCGGCGATCTGCTCGTCGAGATCGTCTGA
- a CDS encoding ABC transporter substrate-binding protein yields the protein MYRGAAFGLITALTLTACGGGGDTDDNPLAEGGDGGGQSIVVGSANFPENQLLAEIYAQALESKGLKVTRKFDIGAREVYYDQVVKGGIGVLPEYNGALLSVAVDKNSTATSTEDINAELKEKLPSSVEILDSAAAEDKDSVTVTAETAAKYKLKTLADLKPVAGDLTLGAGSEFKTRTQGGVGLEKVYGVKFGKFQPLDAGAQSTLVKLLKDDKVQAANLYTTDPAIVADKLVVLEDPKNLFSSQNVTPLVYKAAVDDKAKEALNAVSAKLTTEDLLEMMKKLVNDKEDADTVAEEWLSSAGLVK from the coding sequence ATATACCGAGGCGCCGCGTTCGGCCTCATCACCGCGCTCACGCTGACCGCCTGCGGAGGGGGCGGCGACACCGACGACAACCCGCTGGCGGAGGGCGGCGACGGCGGCGGCCAGTCGATCGTCGTCGGCTCGGCGAACTTCCCCGAGAACCAGCTGCTCGCCGAGATCTACGCGCAGGCCCTGGAGAGCAAGGGCCTGAAGGTGACCCGCAAGTTCGACATCGGGGCCCGCGAGGTCTACTACGACCAGGTCGTCAAGGGCGGCATCGGCGTCCTCCCCGAGTACAACGGCGCCCTGCTGTCGGTGGCGGTCGACAAGAACAGCACCGCGACCAGCACCGAGGACATCAACGCCGAACTGAAGGAGAAACTCCCGTCCTCGGTGGAGATCCTCGACTCCGCAGCGGCCGAGGACAAGGACTCGGTGACCGTCACCGCCGAGACCGCCGCCAAGTACAAGCTCAAGACCCTCGCCGACCTCAAGCCCGTCGCGGGCGACCTGACGCTCGGCGCCGGATCGGAGTTCAAGACCCGTACGCAGGGCGGTGTCGGCCTGGAGAAGGTCTACGGCGTCAAGTTCGGCAAGTTCCAGCCGCTCGACGCGGGTGCCCAGAGCACCCTGGTGAAGCTGCTCAAGGACGACAAGGTGCAGGCCGCCAACCTGTACACCACCGACCCCGCCATCGTCGCGGACAAGCTGGTGGTCCTGGAGGACCCGAAGAACCTCTTCTCCTCGCAGAACGTCACCCCGCTCGTCTACAAGGCCGCGGTGGACGACAAGGCCAAGGAGGCGCTCAACGCCGTCTCCGCCAAGCTCACCACCGAGGACCTGCTGGAGATGATGAAGAAGCTCGTCAACGACAAGGAGGACGCCGACACCGTCGCCGAGGAGTGGCTGAGTTCGGCCGGTCTGGTGAAGTGA
- a CDS encoding MurR/RpiR family transcriptional regulator — MTDAVGAAARLQGLFAGRRLTPTQRRIAACLVRRAAEAPYLSSVELARVAGVSQPSVTRFAVALGFDSYPALRDHLRAVAATGHGFDEPLSNPYQRAVQAEIDNLRHLASLLTDPEPVERAGRLLAASRPLPVLGLRASAAQARGFAYFAAKVHPDVRLLDEGGSLLADRVDAARRAGASALLCFALPRHPRELLDALAHARAAGLTVVTVADGTFSPVAAHSDLLLPAAVGTGLVFDTAGAPQLLGQVLLETMCDALPDAQAHLEDFDTRAAARGLFAE, encoded by the coding sequence ATGACGGACGCCGTCGGCGCGGCCGCGCGGCTTCAGGGGCTCTTCGCAGGACGTCGGCTCACCCCCACCCAGCGCCGCATCGCGGCCTGCCTGGTCCGGCGGGCCGCGGAGGCGCCGTACCTGTCCAGCGTGGAACTCGCCCGGGTGGCCGGGGTCAGCCAGCCGTCGGTGACCCGTTTCGCGGTCGCCCTCGGCTTCGACAGCTATCCGGCCCTGCGCGACCACCTGCGGGCGGTCGCAGCCACCGGGCACGGCTTCGACGAACCGCTGTCCAACCCCTACCAGCGCGCCGTACAAGCCGAGATCGACAATCTGCGGCACCTGGCGTCCCTGCTCACGGACCCCGAACCCGTCGAACGCGCCGGGCGTCTGCTCGCCGCCTCCCGGCCCCTCCCCGTGCTCGGCCTGCGCGCCTCCGCCGCCCAGGCACGCGGCTTCGCCTACTTCGCGGCGAAGGTCCACCCCGACGTACGGCTCCTCGACGAGGGCGGTTCCCTGCTCGCCGACCGCGTCGACGCCGCCCGCCGGGCCGGCGCCAGCGCGCTGCTGTGCTTCGCGCTGCCCCGCCATCCGCGTGAACTGCTCGACGCGCTCGCCCACGCCCGGGCCGCCGGCCTGACGGTGGTGACCGTCGCCGACGGCACCTTCTCCCCGGTGGCCGCCCACAGCGACCTGCTGCTGCCCGCCGCCGTGGGCACCGGCCTGGTCTTCGACACCGCGGGCGCTCCCCAGCTGCTGGGCCAGGTCCTCCTGGAGACGATGTGCGACGCCCTGCCGGACGCCCAGGCCCACCTGGAGGACTTCGACACCCGGGCCGCCGCGCGCGGCCTGTTCGCCGAGTGA
- a CDS encoding ABC transporter permease — protein sequence MNDFLNQMELVGEWLTSSAQWHGDEGIPRRLLEHLTYSGLSLLFAALIGLTFGLLVGHTGRGAFAVASVANLARAIPTFGLVVLVVTLAGLSTTPVLVALVALAVPPILINTFEGVRGVDPATRDAARGVGMTEWEVLTRVEVPMALPLILLGLRVAAIQVVATATVAAYPGLGGLGRYIVDGLSRNDYELVIGGSTVVVVLALVVQLVFTALRRVVVSPGLRVSASKS from the coding sequence ATGAACGACTTCCTGAACCAGATGGAGCTCGTGGGGGAGTGGCTGACCTCCTCCGCGCAGTGGCACGGCGACGAGGGCATCCCCCGGCGGCTCCTGGAGCATCTCACCTACAGCGGACTGTCGTTGCTGTTCGCCGCCCTCATCGGGCTGACGTTCGGACTGCTCGTCGGACACACCGGCCGGGGCGCCTTCGCCGTGGCCAGTGTGGCGAACCTCGCCCGCGCGATCCCCACCTTCGGCCTGGTCGTCCTCGTCGTCACGCTCGCCGGGCTCAGCACCACGCCCGTCCTGGTCGCCCTCGTCGCGCTCGCCGTACCCCCGATCCTCATCAACACCTTCGAGGGCGTACGGGGCGTGGACCCGGCCACCCGGGACGCCGCGCGCGGCGTCGGCATGACCGAGTGGGAGGTCCTCACACGGGTCGAGGTGCCGATGGCGCTGCCTCTGATCCTGCTGGGCCTGCGGGTCGCCGCGATCCAGGTCGTGGCCACCGCGACCGTGGCCGCGTACCCGGGCCTCGGCGGTCTGGGCCGCTACATCGTCGACGGACTCTCCCGCAACGACTACGAGTTGGTCATCGGCGGCTCCACGGTCGTCGTCGTCCTCGCGCTCGTCGTCCAGCTCGTGTTCACCGCGTTGCGACGCGTCGTCGTCTCGCCGGGCCTTCGGGTCTCGGCGTCGAAGTCCTGA